From a single Drosophila sulfurigaster albostrigata strain 15112-1811.04 chromosome 3, ASM2355843v2, whole genome shotgun sequence genomic region:
- the LOC133841925 gene encoding G protein alpha o subunit, translating to MGCAQSAEERAAAARSRLIERNLKEDGIQAAKEIKLLLLGAGESGKSTIVKQMKIIHESGFTAEDFKQYRPVVYSNTIQSLVAILRAMPNLSIQYSNNEREVTMQKMVFDVCQRMHDTEPFSEELLAAMKRLWLDAGVQECFSRSNEYQLNDSAKYFLDDLDRLGAKDYQPTEQDILRTRVKTTGIVEVHFSFKNLNFKLFDVGGQRSERKKWIHCFEDVTAIIFCVAMSEYDQVLHEDETTNRMQESLKLFDSICNNKWFTDTSIILFLNKKDLFEEKIRKSPLTICFPEYTGGQEYGEAAAYIQAQFEAKNKSTSKEIYCHMTCATDTNNIQFVFDAVTDVIIANNLRGCGLY from the exons ATGGGCTGCGCACAGTCTGCCGAGGAGCGAGCCGCAGCCGCCCGGAGTCGCCTGATCGAGCGTAATCTCAAAGAGGATGGCATACAGGCGGCCAAGGAGATAAAGCTGCTCCTGCTGG GCGCCGGTGAATCGGGCAAAAGCACAATAgtcaaacaaatgaaaatcattCACGAGAGCGGGTTCACTGCGGAGGACTTTAAACAATATCGACCGGTTGTCTACAGCAACACAATACAATCATTAGTTGCCATACTGCGAGCCATGCCAAATCTTAGTATTCAGTATAGCAATAACGAACGGGAGGTAA CGATGCAAAAAATGGTATTCGATGTGTGCCAGCGAATGCATGACACCGAACCCTTCTCAGAGGAGCTGCTGGCCGCCATGAAACGCCTTTGGCTCGATGCCGGCGTTCAGGAATGCTTCTCGCGCAGCAACGAATATCAATTGAATGATTCCGCTAAATA TTTCCTGGATGATTTGGATCGGTTAGGCGCCAAGGATTACCAGCCAACCGAGCAGGATATCTTGCGCACTCGAGTCAAGACCACCGGTATTGTCGAGGTGCATTTCTCCTTCAAAAATCTCAACTTCAA ATTGTTTGATGTGGGTGGCCAGCGATCTGAGCGTAAGAAATGGATACATTGCTTTGAGGATGTAACAGCGATTATTTTCTGCGTGGCCATGTCTGAGTACGATCAGGTCTTGCATGAAGACGAAACTACG aaCCGCATGCAAGAGTCGCTGAAGCTGTTTGATTCcatttgcaacaacaaatggttCACGGATACCTCGATTATATTGTTCCTGAACAAAAAGGATTTGTTCGAGGAGAAGATACGCAAGAGTCCGCTGACAATTTGCTTTCCCGAATACACAG GTGGCCAGGAGTATGGCGAGGCGGCTGCCTACATTCAGGCTCAATTTGAagcgaaaaacaaatcaaCCTCGAAAGAAATCTACTGCCACATGACGTGCGCCACAGATACCAACAACATACAGTTTGTATTCGATGCTGTCACCGATGTCATCATAGCAAACAATCTGCGCGGCTGTGGCCTGTACTAA
- the LOC133841915 gene encoding probable cytochrome P450 49a1, with amino-acid sequence MSSLRKTTAALIRRTTYSATRVVPPPTAAEGGVAAALPHDGVGVATEIEKSIASGALQRRQQQQQLKRQPDAAAKVSTATATTAATTTTTTTPTTATTSTVAAAASAVRPYSEVPGPYPLPLIGNSWRFAPLIGTYKISDLDKVMHELHVNYGKMAKVGGLIGHPDLLFVFDGDEIRNIFKKEETMPHRPSMPSLRHYKGELRRDFFGDVAGLIGVHGPKWEAFRQEVQHILLQPQTAKKYIPPLNDIASEFMVRIDEMRNEKQELPDNFLHELYKWALESVGRVSLDTRLGCLKPEGSAEAQQIIEAINTFFWAVPELELRMPLWRVYPTKAYRSFIRALDQFSAICMKNISKTMDKADADQAQDVHKNEADISIVERIVRKTGNRKLAAILALDLFLVGVDTTSVAASSTIYQLAKNPEKQQRLFEELKQAFPTSDAQINQHVLEQMPYMRACVKETLRMRPVVIANGRSLQSDAVINGYHVPKGTHVIFPHLVVSNDPTYFPEPKSFIPERWLKQSAVEGCPHAGQKIHPFVSLPFGYGRRMCVGRRFAEIELHTLLAKIFRKYKVSYDSDEFVYRVNSTYIPKSPLNFKLTPREE; translated from the exons ATGTCAAGCTTACGGAAAACCACGGCGGCGTTGATAAGGCGCACCACTTACTCGGCAACGCGGGTGGTGCCACCGCCCACAGCAGCTGAGGGCGGGGTGGCGGCGGCGCTTCCGCATGATGGCGTCGGTGTGGCaacggaaattgaaaaatcaattGCGTCTGGAGCATTGCagcgacgacagcaacaacaacaattgaaaaggCAGCCAGATGCTGCAGCCAAAGTCAG cacagcaactgccacaacagcagcaacaacaacaacaacaacaacaccgacaacagcaacaacatcaacagttgctgctgctgcgtctgctGTGCGTCCGTATTCGGAGGTTCCCGGGCCGTATCCGTTGCCGTTGATTGGCAACTCGTGGCGATTTGCGCCACTAATTG GTACATACAAAATTAGTGACCTGGACAAGGTTATGCATGAGCTGCATGTCAACTATGGCAAAATGGCCAAAGTGGGCGGACTTATTGGACATCCGGATTTGCTGTTTGTATTCGATGGCGATGAAATACgcaatatattcaaaaagGAGGAGACCATGCCGCACAG ACCCTCGATGCCATCGCTGCGACATTATAAGGGTGAACTGAGACGCGACTTCTTTGGCGATGTGGCAGGTCTAATTGGCGT GCACGGGCCCAAGTGGGAGGCATTCCGCCAGGAGGTGCAACACATTCTACTGCAGCCGCAAACAGCCAAGAAGTATATACCGCCTCTCAATGACATTGCCAGCGAGTTTATGGTGCG CATAGACGAGATGCGCAATGAGAAGCAAGAGCTGCCCGACAACTTTCTGCATGAACTGTACAAATGGGCGCTTGAAT CTGTCGGTCGCGTTTCACTGGACACACGTTTGGGCTGTTTGAAGCCAGAGGGCAGCGCGGAGGCGCAACAAATTATTGAGGCCATCAATACGTTCTTTTGGGCCGTCCCAGAGCTCGAGCTTCGCATGCCCCTTTGGCGTGTCTATCCCACAAAAGCCTATCGCAGCTTTATACGTGCTCTGGATCAATTCTCCGC CATTTGCATGAAGAACATCAGCAAAACGATGGACAAAGCCGATGCGGACCAGGCGCAAGATGTCCACAAAAACGAGGCCGATATCTCTATTGTGGAGCGCATTGTGCGCAAAACTGGCAATCGCAAATTGGCTGCTATTTTGGCTCTCGATCTGTTTCTCGTGGGCGTCGATACG ACCTCAGTCGCAGCCTCTTCGACCATTTATCAGCTGGCCAAGAACCCCGAGAAGCAGCAGCGTTTATTTGAGGAGCTGAAACAGGCGTTTCCAACGAGCGATGCGCAAATCAATCAGCATGTCCTTGAGCAGATGCCGTATATGCGTGCGTGCGTCAAAGAAACGCTGCG CATGCGTCCGGTTGTCATTGCGAATGGGCGTAGCCTGCAGTCGGATGCCGTTATTAACGGCTATCATGTGCCAAAGGGc ACGCACGTCATCTTCCCACATCTGGTGGTCTCCAATGATCCCACATACTTTCCCGAACCCAAGAGTTTTATACCCGAACGTTGGCTAAAACAGAGCGCAG TTGAGGGCTGCCCACATGCTGGCCAGAAGATACATCCGTTTGTCAGCCTGCCCTTTGGCTACGGGCGTCGCATGTGCGTGGGACGACGATTTGCTGAAATCGAACTGCACACGCTGCTGGCCAAG ATCTTTCGCAAATACAAAGTCTCTTACGACTCGGACGAATTCGTTTATCGCGTCAACTCAACGTACATACCGAAATCGCCGCTAAACTTTAAGCTAACGCCGAGGGAGGAATAA